The following is a genomic window from Tripterygium wilfordii isolate XIE 37 chromosome 19, ASM1340144v1, whole genome shotgun sequence.
ATaagtctctatttttttttactttttttttgacaaatacgcttttgaaatttgaacatCAGACCTGCAAAGTGGTTAGTGCTGCAAGGTATCCACGAATGTCACTGTTTGAATATCCCCAGCCTTTAAGGTCTCCAATGACAACAAACTTTTCCTGTCCTGGTGGGATCCTAACACAGAGATAACTTCAAATGTAGTCCTCAGCCATGAAAAAAGTTTTAAGGATACAACTAATTGAGTAGAAAAGAATTACCTTGAACATAATTTGTCAAGGCCATACACTACAAAACCTGTACATGCAAGTGGTAACCTTTCTGAGGGGGAATATCAACAATTGAAATATAATTTAGTAAGATCTGTGTATGAACTTAGAATCAGAAAATAACTTACGCTTGAATTCATCTGCACCCCCTATCTTGTTTTGAAAATGTCTCGCTCCGAATACAATGGCTATTGGCCTTCCTTGCTTGTCCAACCCTTGCATAAACATcttgttctgtgcaatttcgttTGGGACTTCTGTGATAGAAATGGTATTGTTTGGAACAAATGTTTGCCTCCATTTCAGGTACTTGAGGAACATTGCAGAAGCTTTCTCTACATTCAAGTCTCGAGCACGTAGAAATCTTCTAATTGTCAGATCATCCACTTCCTGCTCGTCGAGTTCACTCCCATAGTATAGCATGAGCAAAAGGTACGTTCAGTTTATTTTACTCTTTGTACAGTGAAGTTGAAACATGGtatctttgattctttttttaaagCCTTATTAGCAGTGTTGAATAGTTTCGAATTGATAAGCATAGATATAAAAAGAGGAGattcaaattgaacaagaacTTAAAATTGGCTTAGTATGTGAATAGACTAGGGTAGACTACCCATTTAGtgttttcttctcctttgaAAATTGGTGTCAAATTAGCATAATACAGGTTAGAATCAATATGCGAATGGAACAAGATAGGTTCCTATATAACAGTTAGTTCATGCATTAAATTGTTGAACTACACAATAGGCGTATTGGCTTGCATTGAATGGTTTTGAAGTCAAGTCTTCTTCAAGCCAGTTAAGGTTGCCTTTATGTGATAGAGTGCATATGATTGGATTTGTAGGTACACACTATCCATGTGCCTCTCCAACCATGGGATAAGTAATGGAAAACATTTTTCTTGTGTTGTCCATCTTCTTCTCCCCATTCATCAAAAAACCTAAACGacattaaactatttttttggtGATGAGGGAATCCACCGAAAACACAGTCCACCGGATTCCATCCCAATGGTAAATCCATGGGCCACATGCAATACCGGCAAATCACATGGGCTGGTTAAGTCCTAGGATGAAACGTAGTGCGGAAGTAACGCCAAATTGCATCAGGGTGGGTGTTAGAACCCGTGACCTCCCACGCACATGCGCTAAGAGgtttaaacaattttttttgttgacattTAAACTACCTAAAAGCTCAAAGAAGAGTGAATGAAACTGCATACCATATCATGAAAATTGATGGCATAGATCACAATGATCATCAGAGAGTACTGGCGTGCTAGGTTTCAAAATGTTTCCAAAACCCCGTACAGTGAATCAAACATGAAAAGTATGTTTATAGAGAGAATAGAATAGATTAGATATAGAGAGACAAAGGAGATGAAAGGCACCTTGGAAGAGGGGTCCTGCCTTTCAGCAAAGGCTCTCATGAGGCATAATTTGGTCTTCTCTGTTTCATTAAAATTGCTTTTCATGTCATCTTCTTGGTGTCCAGCCTCTTCTTTTACCTTTGTTTCTTGCGAATCCATGTTGTCACTCGCTCTCTGTGCTTTCTCCACTAATTGGTTTTGCCTTCTCTTCATACGCACCTGCAAGTGttgacatacatatatatatatatatatatctcaactgATTTAATAAGACGACTGATTTGATGAGACTGGTCTAATTTTAAGCGTACTGTGTTTAGCCGAGAATCATATTATGGTTCTGTTACTATAAGCAGTACACCATattcatatatgtttttttttttttttttttgataaacaccATATTCATTTATGTTTATAGTTTGGAATAGTGCCATGTTGGTGTTGATCACTACCTAAAGTTGGTTTCCGTTGAATCGCTCAATCTGGATGTTCAACTACATCTTGTCTGACCTCatcaatatataatttattctaTATTAGGAATTTTcttatgtgaaccaaaagtgtaAACCAAGTTTGTGAACtttaaatccaatggttgtaataaaacaaaacaaaagtggggaccataaattttctgtgggacccatcacatctatggttgaaatgTAGGTTCACAAAattggtt
Proteins encoded in this region:
- the LOC119985260 gene encoding phosphatidylinositol transfer protein 3-like — translated: MKRRQNQLVEKAQRASDNMDSQETKVKEEAGHQEDDMKSNFNETEKTKLCLMRAFAERQDPSSKEVDDLTIRRFLRARDLNVEKASAMFLKYLKWRQTFVPNNTISITEVPNEIAQNKMFMQGLDKQGRPIAIVFGARHFQNKIGGADEFKRFVVYGLDKLCSRIPPGQEKFVVIGDLKGWGYSNSDIRGYLAALTTLQDYYPERLGKLFFVHVPSIFMTAWKIIYPFIDSNTKKKIIFVENKRLTSTLLEDIDQSQLPEIYGGKLPVVPIHEC